Proteins co-encoded in one Gossypium arboreum isolate Shixiya-1 chromosome 11, ASM2569848v2, whole genome shotgun sequence genomic window:
- the LOC108472407 gene encoding glycine-rich domain-containing protein 1 isoform X2: MSKQTLNEMSSSTIRSLSDISETETIHLSVDLVSAARRNIGFLRSVYECQWLHQRATIIEAIRRYDEVWMPLISNLTVEGSTPPMVLPPFDVEWVWFCHTLNPVGYRKYCETRFSKQIGKPAIFNEENEEYALMRCKQIWVQKFSSEPFENEVESDSKNPPLMNKDLFNQVEKQKFLYSKFAEPYLSELVYLIAARQRYKGFLYMMQRFGDRCFRFVPALDILLMLLTHESYPREYVEDMKEMWDNMGKVVGLWEIVEEKQVEETKKLWETTFDEPYEKAGGGIAVGMEKVVLPNPPIYWEVSDVDVNTSKYKSMIPRFLLEACVFVRLSDRTKATNADNKHKFLRLRMLRCHRELKLDKPITDFSCDSWRKAWHLYCEFGTKGLMVELRCRGGSGLYFKGSKLVKSMVFCWNDLVRAPCITLRRDVDEMRVVASITSPVQAPYLLKCVPDRVTDDSGAMVSDVILKLNNYRPQKGRWLSRTVLDHAGRECFVVRIRVGGGFWRRGAETPCGVNWEERIIEIREGSWSYVAGSIGKAPEKVVGTATPKEPPQQWQAAWLFSTGDEFLINWGSSTSSSDLTFCLKTQQSSDSSIMLLRGRKMQYHEETKSKVAEADDGFVTIVRFTEDNPTGRTTALLNWKLSVVELLPEEDAVLVLLLCVSILRTVSEITKEDVGQLLVRRRLKEAKLGARDWGSVLLHPSSLPSSSDSPYLQPWYLNANKVMAQHEDDGITRQPGFKHSPVEGGDMLYKRGIIT; this comes from the exons ATGTCTAAGCAAACCTTAAACGAAATGTCGTCGTCGACGATAAGGAGTCTCAGCGATATATCGGAGACGGAGACGATACATCTCAGCGTCGATCTCGTATCGGCGGCGAGACGAAATATTGGGTTCTTGAGAAGTGTTTATGAGTGTCAGTGGCTTCACCAAAGAGCAACAATTATTGAAGCAATAAGGAG GTATGATGAGGTATGGATGCCGTTGATTTCTAATCTAACGGTGGAAGGGTCAACACCTCCTATGGTTCTGCCACCTTTCGATGTCGAGTGGGTTTGGTTCTGTCACACCTTGAACCCA GTTGGTTATAGGAAATACTGTGAAACAAGATTCTCAAAACAAATCGGAAAACCAGCAATTTTCAATGAAGAAAACGAAGAGTATGCATTGATGAGATGTAAACAAATCTGGGTTCAAAAATTTTCATCCGAGCCATTCGAGAATGAAGTGGAATCAGATTCTAAAAACCCACCATTGATGAACAAAGATCTTTTCAATCAAGTTGAAAAGCAAAAGTTCTTGTACTCAAAATTTGCAGAACCATACTTGAGTGAGCTAGTGTATTTGATAGCAGCTAGACAAAGATACAAAGGATTTCTGTATATGATGCAAAGATTTGGAGATAGGTGCTTCAGATTTGTGCCTGCTTTGGATATTCTACTAATGCTGCTCACTCATGAG AGCTACCCAAGAGAGTATGTAGAGGATATGAAAGAGATGTGGGATAATATGGGCAAAGTAGTGGGGTTATGGGAAATAGTAGAAGAAAAACAAGTAGAAGAAACCAAGAAGCTATGGGAGACAACCTTTGATGAACCTTATGAGAAAGCTGGGGGAGGGATAGCAGTGGGAATGGAGAAGGTGGTCTTGCCCAACCCACCAATATATTGGGAGGTTTCAGATGTTGATGTCAACACTAGTAAATACAAGTCCATGATACCAAGGTTTCTCCTTGAG GCATGTGTCTTTGTAAGGCTCAGTGATCGGACGAAAGCAACAAACGCAGATAATAAACACAAATTTCTTCGTCTTCGGATGTTAAGATGCCACAGGGAGCTTAAACTTGATAAACCGATTACCGATTTTTCATGCGATTCATGGCGGAAAGCCTGGCATTTATATTGTGAGTTCGGGACTAAAGGGCTCATGGTTGAGCTTCGATGTCGCGGTGGCAGCGGTCTTTACTTCAAAGGAAGTAAATTGGTGAAGTCGATGGTGTTTTGTTGGAATGATTTGGTAAGGGCACCGTGTATTACGTTGAGGAGAGATGTAGATGAAATGAGGGTTGTTGCATCTATAACTTCCCCGGTTCAAGCACCGTACTTGCTGAAATGTGTGCCGGATAGAGTGACGGATGATTCAGGAGCCATGGTATCAGATGTGATTCTGAAATTAAACAATTATCGACCCCAGAAAGGTCGTTGGCTGTCTCGAACTGTTCTAGACCATGCTGGGAGAGAATGTTTTGTTGTTAGAATCAG AGTGGGAGGAGGGTTTTGGAGAAGAGGAGCCGAAACTCCTTGTGGTGTGAATTGGGAAGAAAGGATAATCGAGATACGTGAAGGCTCTTGGTCTTATGTGGCTGGTTCCATCGGTAAAGCTCCTG AGAAAGTTGTAGGAACAGCTACACCAAAAGAACCTCCACAGCAATGGCAAGCGGCATGGCTGTTCTCAACAGGCGATGAATTCCTCATAAACTGGGGATCTTCAACGTCAAGTTCTGACCTCACTTTTTGCCTTAAAACTCAACAATCCTCAGATTCATCT ATCATGTTGTTGAGGGGACGAAAAATGCAATACCATGAAGAAACCAAAAGCAAAGTTGCCGAAGCCGATGATGGATTCGTGACTATCGTAAGGTTCACGGAAGATAATCCGACTGGAAGAACGACCGCGTTGTTGAATTGGAAGCTATCGGTGGTTGAGCTATTGCCTGAGGAAGATGCGGTGTTGGTGCTTCTACTTTGTGTGTCGATACTTCGAACCGTATCCGAGATAACTAAGGAAGATGTCGGACAGTTGTTGGTACGGCGAAGGTTGAAAGAAGCGAAACTCGGCGCTCGAGACTGGGGTTCCGTACTACTTCACCCTTCTTCATTGCCTTCGTCTAGTGATTCACCTTATTTGCAGCCGTGGTATTTGAATGCTAACAAAGTGATGGCACAACATGAAGATGATGGTATTACGAGGCAACCGGGGTTTAAGCATTCACCGGTCGAGGGCGGCGATATGCTTTACAAACGTGGGATCATTACTTAA
- the LOC108472407 gene encoding glycine-rich domain-containing protein 1 isoform X1, whose protein sequence is MSKQTLNEMSSSTIRSLSDISETETIHLSVDLVSAARRNIGFLRSVYECQWLHQRATIIEAIRRYDEVWMPLISNLTVEGSTPPMVLPPFDVEWVWFCHTLNPVGYRKYCETRFSKQIGKPAIFNEENEEYALMRCKQIWVQKFSSEPFENEVESDSKNPPLMNKDLFNQVEKQKFLYSKFAEPYLSELVYLIAARQRYKGFLYMMQRFGDRCFRFVPALDILLMLLTHESYPREYVEDMKEMWDNMGKVVGLWEIVEEKQVEETKKLWETTFDEPYEKAGGGIAVGMEKVVLPNPPIYWEVSDVDVNTSKYKSMIPRFLLEACVFVRLSDRTKATNADNKHKFLRLRMLRCHRELKLDKPITDFSCDSWRKAWHLYCEFGTKGLMVELRCRGGSGLYFKGSKLVKSMVFCWNDLVRAPCITLRRDVDEMRVVASITSPVQAPYLLKCVPDRVTDDSGAMVSDVILKLNNYRPQKGRWLSRTVLDHAGRECFVVRIRVGGGFWRRGAETPCGVNWEERIIEIREGSWSYVAGSIGKAPEKVVGTATPKEPPQQWQAAWLFSTGDEFLINWGSSTSSSDLTFCLKTQQSSDSSQIMLLRGRKMQYHEETKSKVAEADDGFVTIVRFTEDNPTGRTTALLNWKLSVVELLPEEDAVLVLLLCVSILRTVSEITKEDVGQLLVRRRLKEAKLGARDWGSVLLHPSSLPSSSDSPYLQPWYLNANKVMAQHEDDGITRQPGFKHSPVEGGDMLYKRGIIT, encoded by the exons ATGTCTAAGCAAACCTTAAACGAAATGTCGTCGTCGACGATAAGGAGTCTCAGCGATATATCGGAGACGGAGACGATACATCTCAGCGTCGATCTCGTATCGGCGGCGAGACGAAATATTGGGTTCTTGAGAAGTGTTTATGAGTGTCAGTGGCTTCACCAAAGAGCAACAATTATTGAAGCAATAAGGAG GTATGATGAGGTATGGATGCCGTTGATTTCTAATCTAACGGTGGAAGGGTCAACACCTCCTATGGTTCTGCCACCTTTCGATGTCGAGTGGGTTTGGTTCTGTCACACCTTGAACCCA GTTGGTTATAGGAAATACTGTGAAACAAGATTCTCAAAACAAATCGGAAAACCAGCAATTTTCAATGAAGAAAACGAAGAGTATGCATTGATGAGATGTAAACAAATCTGGGTTCAAAAATTTTCATCCGAGCCATTCGAGAATGAAGTGGAATCAGATTCTAAAAACCCACCATTGATGAACAAAGATCTTTTCAATCAAGTTGAAAAGCAAAAGTTCTTGTACTCAAAATTTGCAGAACCATACTTGAGTGAGCTAGTGTATTTGATAGCAGCTAGACAAAGATACAAAGGATTTCTGTATATGATGCAAAGATTTGGAGATAGGTGCTTCAGATTTGTGCCTGCTTTGGATATTCTACTAATGCTGCTCACTCATGAG AGCTACCCAAGAGAGTATGTAGAGGATATGAAAGAGATGTGGGATAATATGGGCAAAGTAGTGGGGTTATGGGAAATAGTAGAAGAAAAACAAGTAGAAGAAACCAAGAAGCTATGGGAGACAACCTTTGATGAACCTTATGAGAAAGCTGGGGGAGGGATAGCAGTGGGAATGGAGAAGGTGGTCTTGCCCAACCCACCAATATATTGGGAGGTTTCAGATGTTGATGTCAACACTAGTAAATACAAGTCCATGATACCAAGGTTTCTCCTTGAG GCATGTGTCTTTGTAAGGCTCAGTGATCGGACGAAAGCAACAAACGCAGATAATAAACACAAATTTCTTCGTCTTCGGATGTTAAGATGCCACAGGGAGCTTAAACTTGATAAACCGATTACCGATTTTTCATGCGATTCATGGCGGAAAGCCTGGCATTTATATTGTGAGTTCGGGACTAAAGGGCTCATGGTTGAGCTTCGATGTCGCGGTGGCAGCGGTCTTTACTTCAAAGGAAGTAAATTGGTGAAGTCGATGGTGTTTTGTTGGAATGATTTGGTAAGGGCACCGTGTATTACGTTGAGGAGAGATGTAGATGAAATGAGGGTTGTTGCATCTATAACTTCCCCGGTTCAAGCACCGTACTTGCTGAAATGTGTGCCGGATAGAGTGACGGATGATTCAGGAGCCATGGTATCAGATGTGATTCTGAAATTAAACAATTATCGACCCCAGAAAGGTCGTTGGCTGTCTCGAACTGTTCTAGACCATGCTGGGAGAGAATGTTTTGTTGTTAGAATCAG AGTGGGAGGAGGGTTTTGGAGAAGAGGAGCCGAAACTCCTTGTGGTGTGAATTGGGAAGAAAGGATAATCGAGATACGTGAAGGCTCTTGGTCTTATGTGGCTGGTTCCATCGGTAAAGCTCCTG AGAAAGTTGTAGGAACAGCTACACCAAAAGAACCTCCACAGCAATGGCAAGCGGCATGGCTGTTCTCAACAGGCGATGAATTCCTCATAAACTGGGGATCTTCAACGTCAAGTTCTGACCTCACTTTTTGCCTTAAAACTCAACAATCCTCAGATTCATCT CAGATCATGTTGTTGAGGGGACGAAAAATGCAATACCATGAAGAAACCAAAAGCAAAGTTGCCGAAGCCGATGATGGATTCGTGACTATCGTAAGGTTCACGGAAGATAATCCGACTGGAAGAACGACCGCGTTGTTGAATTGGAAGCTATCGGTGGTTGAGCTATTGCCTGAGGAAGATGCGGTGTTGGTGCTTCTACTTTGTGTGTCGATACTTCGAACCGTATCCGAGATAACTAAGGAAGATGTCGGACAGTTGTTGGTACGGCGAAGGTTGAAAGAAGCGAAACTCGGCGCTCGAGACTGGGGTTCCGTACTACTTCACCCTTCTTCATTGCCTTCGTCTAGTGATTCACCTTATTTGCAGCCGTGGTATTTGAATGCTAACAAAGTGATGGCACAACATGAAGATGATGGTATTACGAGGCAACCGGGGTTTAAGCATTCACCGGTCGAGGGCGGCGATATGCTTTACAAACGTGGGATCATTACTTAA